Genomic window (Anaerolineae bacterium):
CCACCCAGGACCTCTGCGACTCCTACCGCCTGTGCGATGCCCTGCCCAACATCCATTTCGTGATGTCCAACGGCATCCCCAGCGACGTGCCCGATGGGATCTCGCTGTATCAGTGGCAGTACTTCCACCTCCTGCAGAATACCACCAAGCCCATCGTCTTCGTGTGCAATGACTACGCCGACGCCGCCAATATCATCGAGATGGCCGGCATCGTGGTGGGCGGCAAAGAGCGACTGCGGGAATGTCCGCTCCTCCTGCTGTATTCGGAGCCCAGTTCGCCGCTCCAGCAGAGCGAGACCGCCATTGATAAGCTCCTGCTGATGGCGGAGACGGCGACGCCCGTGGTGCATTCCCCCGGCCCCATGATGGGCGCCACCGCCCCCATTCACATGGCCGGCGGCCTCGTCATGTCCAACGCCGAGATCCTCAGCGCCCTGGTGGTGCATCAGCTCAAGAACCCCGGCGCGCCCTTCGTGTACGGCGCCGGCCTGCACCATATGGACATGAAGTCCATGCAGATTTGCTACGCCTCGCCGGAGTTCCAGCTCACCAAGGCGGCGGTGGCCGAGCTGGGTCGCTACTACGGCCTGCCGACCTGGGGCTATGCCGGCTGTTCCGACGCCAAGGTCATGGACGAGCAGGCGGCGGCCGAGGCCATGCTCTCCGTCATCATGGCCAAGCTCTCCGGCGCCAACCTGATCCACGATGTGGGCTATATGGAGAGCGGGCTGACGGTTTCCCTGGAGATGATCGTGCTGACCGACGAGCTGGTTGCCCTGGCCGATCATCTCATCAAGGGCATCCAGGTGAACGATGAGACGCTGTGCGTGGACATCCTGCATGAGGTTGGCCCGGGCGGCAATTTCCTGTCCCATCCCTCGACCGTGGCGCACTTCCGCGATTTCTGGTTCCCGAGCCTTGCGGACCGCTACACGTATGAGGATTGGGCGGGGCGCGGCCGGCAGGACATGTTCCAGCGGCTGAACCAGCGGGTGCGCGATATCCTGGCCTCTCATCAGCCCGAACCCCTCCCCAAGGAAACGGTCGAGCGGATGCGCGCCGTCATCGCCTGAGCCAATAGACAGGAGGAGAGCATGACCTACGCCTATTTGGGCAAAGGGGATATGCATGGTCGGGTGTTTCGCATCAAGCCGGGGCAGTACATCGCCGGCCATCCCATCGGCATCCTGCACCTGGAGGTCTGGTATCCCCTGCTCCCCGGCAACGTGGTGAACGCCAGCACCTATGACTTTCCGGTGCGCCTGAAGCTGGTGAAGGGGGCGACCCAGGAGCGCATGCTGAGCGGGGACCCGACCCTGTTGGAGGAGATCATCGCCGCCGGCCGCGAGCTGGAGCAGGAAGGCGTGCGGGCCGTGGTGGGCGCCTGCGGCTACTTCGGCAACTTCCAGCCGCAGGTGGCCGCCGCGCTGGATGTGCCGGTGTTTCTCTCCAGCCTCCTGCAGGTGCCGCTCATCCACCGCGCGCTGAAGCCGGGGCAGAAGGTGGGCATCATGTGCGCGGATTCCCGATTCTTGCGCCGGCAAACCCTGGAGGCCTGCGGCGTCACCCCCGATATTCCCATCGCCGTCGTGGGCCTGGAGGATCAGCCGGAGTTCGGCAAAATCCTGTACAGCAAAGGGGAGTTCGACTACAGCCGGCTGGAACAGGAGGTGGTCTCCTGCGCCCAACGCTTGGTGCAGGAGAATCCGGAGGTGGGCGCCATCCTGCTGGAATGCAGTGACCTGCCTCCCTTCGCCGCGGCGGTGCAGGCGGCGGTGGAGCTTCCGGTGTTTGACTTCATCACCCTCATCCGCTGGGTGTACCACGCGGTGGTGCAAAAGCCTTATGAAGGCATATGCTGAGGCGATCCCAGCGCCTCAGCGGGAGTGGGCCGATGGATGTGGAAATGTTTGCGCGGCCGCGTTTCGCGGTGCTGTCCCCCTACCAACGCCGGCGCGTCGCCGAGGGCGCCCTGGAAATCCTGGAGCGCACCGGCGTGCACCTGAGCCATGCCGGCGCCCTCGAACTGTTGGCCGGCGCCGGCGCGCGGGTGGAGCCTGATACCACCCCCGCCGGCACGGCCGGCTACCGCGTGCGCCTGCCGGCCTGGCTGGTCCAGCAGGCGCTGGACTCCGCCCCGCGCCAGGTGGTGATCTATGACCGCCTGGGCCGGCCGGCCATGCGGTTGGGGCAGGGACGCAGTTACTTCGGCGCCAATATGGACGCCCCCATGCTCCTGGATCCGGAGAGCAGGGAACATCGCCCCCAAGAGGAGACGGACGACGCCCGGCATGCCCGGCTCATTGATGCCCTGCCGCATCTCCGCTTCCTGATGTCCGCCGGCTTCGCCGCCGACCGGCCGGCGCACCTGGCGGATCGGTACGCAGCACGGCAGGCACTGCTGAACACCAGCAAGCCGGTGCTGGTCATCACCCTGTCGCGTGCCTCGCTGGAAGCCGTGCATGCGATGGCGGCGATCATCGCCGGCGGCCGGGAGGCTCTGCGCCGGCGGCCCTTCCTGCTCCATTACTCCGAACCCATCTCGCCCTTACTGCATCCCGATGAATCCCTC
Coding sequences:
- a CDS encoding trimethylamine methyltransferase family protein, encoding MNRSSYAPYATPQFALLSEGQLEEIHFATLEVLRRTGVRFHHQGALELLRRAGAFVDGNLVKFPASLVESALASAPRRVVMCDRHGEPAMLLEGRRTYFGTGSDTLRLLDPVTGERRPWTTQDLCDSYRLCDALPNIHFVMSNGIPSDVPDGISLYQWQYFHLLQNTTKPIVFVCNDYADAANIIEMAGIVVGGKERLRECPLLLLYSEPSSPLQQSETAIDKLLLMAETATPVVHSPGPMMGATAPIHMAGGLVMSNAEILSALVVHQLKNPGAPFVYGAGLHHMDMKSMQICYASPEFQLTKAAVAELGRYYGLPTWGYAGCSDAKVMDEQAAAEAMLSVIMAKLSGANLIHDVGYMESGLTVSLEMIVLTDELVALADHLIKGIQVNDETLCVDILHEVGPGGNFLSHPSTVAHFRDFWFPSLADRYTYEDWAGRGRQDMFQRLNQRVRDILASHQPEPLPKETVERMRAVIA
- a CDS encoding aspartate/glutamate racemase family protein, giving the protein MTYAYLGKGDMHGRVFRIKPGQYIAGHPIGILHLEVWYPLLPGNVVNASTYDFPVRLKLVKGATQERMLSGDPTLLEEIIAAGRELEQEGVRAVVGACGYFGNFQPQVAAALDVPVFLSSLLQVPLIHRALKPGQKVGIMCADSRFLRRQTLEACGVTPDIPIAVVGLEDQPEFGKILYSKGEFDYSRLEQEVVSCAQRLVQENPEVGAILLECSDLPPFAAAVQAAVELPVFDFITLIRWVYHAVVQKPYEGIC
- a CDS encoding trimethylamine methyltransferase family protein, yielding MDVEMFARPRFAVLSPYQRRRVAEGALEILERTGVHLSHAGALELLAGAGARVEPDTTPAGTAGYRVRLPAWLVQQALDSAPRQVVIYDRLGRPAMRLGQGRSYFGANMDAPMLLDPESREHRPQEETDDARHARLIDALPHLRFLMSAGFAADRPAHLADRYAARQALLNTSKPVLVITLSRASLEAVHAMAAIIAGGREALRRRPFLLHYSEPISPLLHPDESLAKLLYCAEWEIPLVYTPYLAMGATAPCSLAGTLSQACAESLSGLVIHQLAHRGAPFIFGAMPSVMDMHST